The genomic window CCCGCAGCGGTGGGAGCAGTCAGGACGGGGATGAGCGGGGCAGCCATAGCGCCGGTCAGTGTAGGGCAGCGCTCCGTTCTTGGCACGCGACAGTCTCAGGGCAGCGACCTGCTACCCTCCGGCCATGTCGCAGAGCAACAACGAATCCGGCAAGCCGGTGCTGGCGAGGCTGCAACAGCTGATGACGCTCCGTGAGGAAGTCGAGACGCTGGCGCAGGGCGGCCCCTGGACCCCCGCCGCCGACTGGCGCGACGCGGGCACCCACCTCGACCTGCTGCTCGACGTGCCGGGCGTGGACGCGGGCACCCTGGCCCTCGCCGAAGACGGCGGGCAACTGACCGTGAGCGGCGAGCGCCCCGGCACCGAGCACTTGCTGCGCAGCGAGCGCCCGAGTGGCCGCTTCGTCCGTGAGCTGGCCTTTCCCGAGCCGGTGCGCCCTGCCTCGGGGGTCGCCAGTCTGGCCGGCGGCGTGCTTACCGTCCGCTTCGAGAAGCTGCGTCCCACCATCGACGTGACGGCTCGCCCCGCGCCCGGAGATCCGGAAGCCAGCACAGAAACCAGTCCTGACGAAGACCGCTGATATGCATTCGGATTGAATCCAAAACAATTGGATTCAATCCGAGCGGAGCGAGTGGGAACGGAGAGGGATTTCGCGGTATGGAAGCACAGGCGGCGCCTCTTCCGCTTGTGCTGAAATGGAGTGGAATCCGTACGGGCGGGCGGACACGGAGGCAGTAACACCCCGCTCCACATCGCAGCGGCGCGGGGTGCGGTTTATACTGGGTTCAAGAACATTTGACCCGTCCCGTCCCGCTGGGGGCGCCCCACTGGTCGTGCCAGTTGTGCCAGTTTCTCACGCGCTCCGGGCGGGCGGCCTGCCTGCTCCACGGCGGCCCGGCCCTTTGCTTCCTGCTTTCCCCACTTTAGGAGTCCTATGACCTCAATTCCTGCTGTTCCCGCTGCTCCGTCCGGTTCCCTGCCCCGGCCCTGGCTCACCTCCTACGAACCCGGCGTGCCGCAAGACCTCGCGCCCAGCAGCCGCACCCTCTACCGCCTGCTCGAAGACGCGGCCACCCGCTACCCCAACCGCGAGGCGCTGCAATTCCTGGGTCAGGGCACCACCTTCCGCGAGCTGCTCAAGCGGGTGCGCCGCTTTGCCAAGGCGCTGCAACGCTCGGGCGTGCAGCAGGGTGACCGGGTGGCGATCATGCTGCCCAACTGCCCGCAGTTCGTGGTGGCCTTCTACGGCACCCTGCTGGCGGGCGCAGTGGTCGTGAACACCAGCCCGCTCTACACCGCCGCCGAACTCGAGCACCAGCTCAGCGACTCGGGCAGCGAAACGCTGGTCATTCTCGACAGCCTGTATCCGCGCTACGCCGAAGTTGCGGACAAGGTGCCGGTCAAGCGCGTGCTGGTCAGCCGCATTCAGGACGAGCTGCCGTTCCCCAAGAACCTGCTCTTTCCTATCAAGGCGCTGAAGGAAGGCACGCTGGCGAGCGACTCGTTCAAGCGCAATCCCCGCGCCGTGCCGATGCGCTTCGTCACGAAGCTGCAAGACCCCGACCCGGTGTCGGTGCCGATCACGGCGGACGACGTGGCGCTGCTGCAATACACCGGCGGCACCACCGGCGTGCCCAAGGGCGCGATGCTGACCCACCGCAACCTGGTGGCGAACGCCGAACAGTGCCGCTCGTGGATGGTCGGGCTGCAAGAGGGCCGCGAAATCACCATGGCCGCCATTCCCTTTTTCCACGTGTACGGCATGACGGTCGCCATGAACCTGAGCATGCTGATCGGCGCCACGCTGGTGCTGGTGCCCAACGCCCGCGACATCAAGATGGTGCTCGACGAAATCTCGCGCACCCGCGCCACCATCTTCCCCGGCGTGCCCACGCTCTACAACGCCATCAACAACCATCCCGACACCGCCGCGCACGACCTGACCACCATCCGGGCGTGTATCAGCGGCTCGGCGCCTCTGATGCAGGACACCGCCCGCACCTTCCGTGAAATCACCCAGGGCGCCAACCTGGTCGAAGGGTACGGCCTGACCGAAACCAGCCCGGTCACGCACGTCAACCCCATCACCGGCGAGCAGAAGGAAGGCTCCATCGGCCTGCCGCTGCCGGGCGTGGACGCGCTCATCATGGACGACGCGGGCCAGCCGGTGCCGACCGGCGAAGTCGGCGAGCTGTGGGTGGCCGGCCCGATGGTCATGAAGGGCTACTGGAACATGCCCGATGAAACCGCCAAGGTGCTGCGCGAGTACGCCGGCAAGACC from Deinococcus radiodurans R1 = ATCC 13939 = DSM 20539 includes these protein-coding regions:
- a CDS encoding Hsp20/alpha crystallin family protein, with the protein product MSQSNNESGKPVLARLQQLMTLREEVETLAQGGPWTPAADWRDAGTHLDLLLDVPGVDAGTLALAEDGGQLTVSGERPGTEHLLRSERPSGRFVRELAFPEPVRPASGVASLAGGVLTVRFEKLRPTIDVTARPAPGDPEASTETSPDEDR
- a CDS encoding long-chain-fatty-acid--CoA ligase → MTSIPAVPAAPSGSLPRPWLTSYEPGVPQDLAPSSRTLYRLLEDAATRYPNREALQFLGQGTTFRELLKRVRRFAKALQRSGVQQGDRVAIMLPNCPQFVVAFYGTLLAGAVVVNTSPLYTAAELEHQLSDSGSETLVILDSLYPRYAEVADKVPVKRVLVSRIQDELPFPKNLLFPIKALKEGTLASDSFKRNPRAVPMRFVTKLQDPDPVSVPITADDVALLQYTGGTTGVPKGAMLTHRNLVANAEQCRSWMVGLQEGREITMAAIPFFHVYGMTVAMNLSMLIGATLVLVPNARDIKMVLDEISRTRATIFPGVPTLYNAINNHPDTAAHDLTTIRACISGSAPLMQDTARTFREITQGANLVEGYGLTETSPVTHVNPITGEQKEGSIGLPLPGVDALIMDDAGQPVPTGEVGELWVAGPMVMKGYWNMPDETAKVLREYAGKTWLLTGDMATMDEQGFFRIVDRKKELIIAGGHNIYPREVEEVLTSHPAVLEAAAVGLPDPYRGETVHAVVALKPGMQATEKEIIAYCRTLLSAYKAPRSVEFRDELPKTAVGKTLRRQLAAEARERLKKEKAEKSA